A window of the Brassica oleracea var. oleracea cultivar TO1000 chromosome C1, BOL, whole genome shotgun sequence genome harbors these coding sequences:
- the LOC106301182 gene encoding potassium channel SKOR-like has protein sequence MFIKIMAIQLYCIHTTGCMLYQLATDFEGLPQIYQTWMSDIQIGNQNLSGLGNVQKYIASTYFATVTLSTVGYGDIHATNLTEMVALACLIIVSLTVWTYLGVQLANLFGRRSKKQIVGEKMDNLEKYLKEAKIAENLAEDIRGHMQMKYSDDYDRKILEDVPACLIAKINKNFNESIIRSVSLFNGCSPDFFKHLASGAQQDFHPPGCTVLKEGNIVSQLHILYKGGLELLQGGTVHPPLTRPTTVFGLESFVLNEPLPHTIRTYKASKFLIISKKYFMECLHNYLEDGASVMRNLSNGRDPAFVERLLQSVFGIQMQKDVIRKASLLNHAIFFEDLEKVKKLIHWGVSMDSVDYNNIKPLDFAINRGNTEIISFLMSVVAETNTTGIDQEHAD, from the exons ATGTTCATAAAGATCATGGCTATCCAGTTATACTGCATACACACAACTGGATGCATGTTATATCAACTTGCCACAGATTTTGAAGGTCTTCCTCAAATATATCAAACTTGGATGTCAGATATCCAAATTGGCAACCAAAATCTCTCAGGACTCGGGAATGTGCAGAAATACATTGCATCGACCTATTTTGCCACTGTCACACTGTCCACCGTTG GCTATGGAGACATTCACGCAACTAATCTGACTGAGATGGTAGCTTTGGCATGTCTAATCATCGTTAGCTTAACTGTGTGGACCTACTTAGGTGTCCAACTAGCAAACCTCTTTGGGAGAAGATCGAAGAAGCAAATAGTTGGAGAGAAGATGGATAATCTGGAGAAGTATCTGAAAGAAGCCAAAATTGCTGAGAATTTAGCTGAAGACATCAGAGGTCATATGCAGATGAAATACAGTGATGATTACGATAGGAAAATTCTTGAAGATGTTCCAGCTTGTCTCATAGCCAAG ATAAATAAAAATTTCAATGAAAGCATTATCAGGAGTGTCTCTCTATTCAACGGATGTTCACCTGATTTTTTTAAGCATCTG GCTAGTGGGGCTCAACAAGATTTCCATCCCCCAGGATGCACAGTCTTAAAAGAAGGAAATATTGTGAGCCAACTACACATCTTATACAAAGGAGGCTTG GAACTATTGCAAGGAGGAACTGTACATCCACCTCTTACAAGGCCTACTACAGTCTTCGGATTAGAATCATTTGTCTTGAATGAACCTCTTCCACATACTATCCGAACCTACAAGGCAAGCAAGTTTCTCATCATAAGCAAAAAATATTTCATGGAGTGTCTTCACAACTATCTCGAAGATGGAGCGAGTGTGATGAGAAATTTATCAAAT GGGAGAGATCCTGCTTTTGTTGAGAGGCTATTGCAGTCGGTATTTGGTATTCAAATGCAAAAGGATGTGATCAGGAAGGCATCTTTGCTCAACCATGCAATATTTTTTGAAGATCTTGAGAAGGTTAAAAAGTTGATCCACTGGGGAGTAAGCATGGATTCTGTCGATTATAACAACATAAAACCATTG GATTTTGCAATCAATAGAGGAAATACAGAGATCATCAGTTTCCTCATGAGTGTAGTAGCAGAAACGAACACTACAG GGATAGATCAAGAACATGCTGATTAA
- the LOC106315829 gene encoding probable serine/threonine protein kinase IREH1 isoform X2, whose product MVFKNKLFFSSKKSGSSSPRSVGSKDDNPSSGVGCKQAEIKDGSKKGKGKGKQVPSPHSIGKSNLSPSSDAKEGGGGPAFVSPIMASSLGLNRIKTRSGPLPRESVFNFRNDGETPPLLSTSKLSKKEAGSIKLGVEENTDRDGLSPDTGPVRSLSPKLPPASGSRLKNVASGRSVASGRSGPLRNSDFCTPENSYELENPKESESPRYQALLRMTSAPRKRFPGDIKSFSHELNSKGVRPFPLWKPRRSNNVEEILVLIRAKFDKAKEEVNSDLAVFAADLVGVLEKNAESHPEWEETFEDLLILARSCAMTTPGDFWLQCEGIVQDLDDRRQELPPGVLKQLHTRMLFILTRCTRLLQFHKESWGEEEQAVQLRQSRVLHSIEKLPPTGAGRSSSAAKILKIPSSTKKAFSQEQRGLEWKEDVVVRSVPPISPPENYVPNESESPANIDRMSSWKKLPSPALKTVKEAPASEEQNDIKLEPPNMVRNGQPSDDTAVSVLNCPPAKDSHEQSPKHRHNISWGYWGEQSLISEESSIMCRICEEEVSTTHVEDHSRICTLADKYDQKGLSVDERLMAIAGTLDKIAETFRYKDSLAAAESPDAMKVSNSNLTEECNVLSPRLSDWSRRGSEDMLDCLPETANSVFMDDMRGLPLMSCKTRFGSKSDLGGMATSSASSMTPRSPIPTPRPDPIEMILGGKGTFHDHDDIPQMSELADIAKCAADAIPGDEQSIPFLLSCLEDLRVVIDRSKFEALTVETFGTRIEKLIREKYLQICELMDDEKVDLSSTVIDEDAPLEDDVARNVHPRDRTSIDDFEIIKPISRGAFGRVFLAKKRTTGDLFAIKVLKKADMIRKNAVESILAERDILINVRNPFVVRFFYSFTDRDNLYLVMEYLNGGDLYSLLRNLGCLEEDIVRVYIAEVVLALEYLHSEGVVHRDVKPDNLLIAHDGHIKLTDFGLSKVGLINSTDDLSGPGTSLLDEEESRLPTSEHQLERRKKRSAVGTPDYLAPEILLGTGHGATADWWSVGIILFELIVGIPPFNAEHPQQIFDNILNRNIPWPHVPEEMSAEAHDIIDRFLTEDPHLRLGARGATEVKQHSFFKDINWDTLARQKAAFVPASESAIDTSYFRSRYSWNTSDEQFFPSGEVEDYSDADSLSGSSGCSSNRHEEGEVEESDGQAEFESGVPADYSFSNFSFKNLSQLASINYDLLSKGWKDEPQPNSRQK is encoded by the exons ATGGTGTTCAAGAACAAGCTCTTCTTCTCATCGAAGAAATCCGGATCGTCGAGCCCCAGATCCGTCGGCTCCAAGGACGATAATCCGAGCTCCGGAGTCGGGTGTAAGCAGGCGGAGATTAAAGATGGATCGAAGAAGGGCAAGGGAAAGGGAAAGCAAGTTCCATCTCCTCACTCTATCGGCAAATCGAACTTGTCTCCTAGCTCCGACGCGAAGGAAGGAGGAGGAGGACCTGCTTTCGTTTCTCCGATCATGGCTTCCTCTCTGGGCTTGAACCGGATCAAGACGAGATCCGGACCTTTGCCGCGGGAAAGTGTTTTCAATTTTAGGAACGATGGAGAAACTCCGCCTCTGCTAAGTACCAGCAAACTCTCGAAGAAGGAAGCTGGGAGTATTAAGCTAGGGGTTGAGGAGAACACGGATCGTGATGGCTTGTCTCCTGATACTGGCCCAGTGAGGAGCCTCAGCCCTAAGTTGCCGCCGGCATCAGGATCTCGATTGAAGAATGTAGCATCC GGTCGCTCTGTGGCATCTGGACGCTCTGGTCCTCTAAGAAATTCAGACTTCTGCACCCCGGAG AATTCGTATGAATTGGAAAATCCAAAAGAGTCAGAATCACCGCGTTATCAAGCCTTACTCCGTATGACCAGTGCTCCGCGGAAGAGGTTTCCTGGTGACATTAAAAGCTTCTCTCATGAACTGAACTCAAAAGGTGTACGTCCCTTTCCATTGTGGAAGCCTCGTAGGTCGAACAATGTGGAG GAGATATTGGTTCTGATTCGGGCAAAATTTGATAAAGCAAAGGAAGAAGTAAACTCTGACCTTGCGGTATTTGCTGCGGACCTGGTGGGAGTTCTTGAGAAAAATGCAGAAAGTCATCCTGAGTGGGAGGAAACGTTTGAAGACTTGTTAATATTGGCTCGCAGTTGTGCTATGACTACTCCTGGAGATTTCTGGCTTCAGTGTGAAGGTATAGTTCAGGACTTAGATGATAGACGTCAAGAGCTCCCTCCGGGCGTTCTCAAGCAGCTTCATACTCGGATGCTTTTTATACTTACCAGATGTACGAGATTGCTTCAGTTTCATAAGGAAAGTTGGGGAGAAGAGGAACAAGCTGTACAACTACGTCAGTCAAGAGTTTTGCATTCTATAGAAAAATTACCTCCTACTGGAGCGGGAAGGAGTTCAAGTGCTGCAAAAATCTTAAAGATACCATCATCTACCAAGAAAGCTTTTAGTCAGGAACAGCGTGGTTTGGAGTGGAAGGAGGACGTTGTTGTACGCTCGGTTCCTCCTATCTCTCCTCCCGAAAATTATGTTCCTAATGAATCTGAATCTCCTGCAAACATCGATAGAATGTCTTCCTGGAAGAAACTTCCATCCCCAGCACTGAAAACTGTGAAAGAAGCGCCAGCATCAGAAGAGCAGAATGATATCAAACTTGAACCTCCAAATATGGTTAGAAATGGACAACCTAGTGATGATACTGCTGTTTCTGTTCTAAACTGCCCGCCAGCAAAAGATTCTCATGAACAGTCGCCCAAGCATCGGCACAATATTTCTTGGGGTTACTGGGGGGAACAGTCACTTATCTCGGAGGAAAGTTCAATAATGTGCCGTATCTGTGAGGAGGAAGTTTCCACTACCCATGTTGAAGATCACTCCAGAATTTGTACATTAGCTGATAAATATGACCAGAAAGGACTGAGTGTTGATGAGCGGCTGATGGCAATTGCTGGAACTCTTGACAAGATAGCAGAGACCTTCAGGTATAAGGATAGCCTAGCAGCTGCTGAAAGCCCAGATGCCATGAAAGTATCCAATTCAAATTTGACTGAAGAATGTAATGTTCTCTCGCCAAGGTTGAGTGATTGGTCGCGGAGAGGGTCAGAAGACATGCTTGACTGTCTCCCAGAGACTGCTAATTCAGTTTTTATGGATGATATGAGAGGTCTACCCTTAATGTCTTGTAAAACCCGTTTTGGTTCCAAGTCTGATCTAGGAGGCATGGCAACTTCATCTGCCAGCAGCATGACTCCTAGATCCCCGATTCCAACCCCCAGACCTGACCCAATTGAAATGATTCTAGGAGGCAAGGGTACATTCCATGACCACGATGACATTCCACAG ATGAGTGAACTCGCTGACATTGCAAAATGTGCAGCAGATGCTATTCCTGGTGATGAGCAATCAATTCCCTTTTTACTTTCTTGTCTTGAAGATCTGAGGGTGGTCATAGACCGCAGTAAGTTTGAAGCACTTACAGTAGAAACGTTTGGAACTCGCATAGAAAAGTTGATCCG GGAGAAATACTTGCAGATCTGTGAGCTTATGGATGACGAAAAAGTTGACCTATCAAGCACTGTAATTGATGAAGATGCTCCTTTAGAAGATGATGTCGCTCGAAACGTGCATCCACGGGATCGCACATCCATAGATGATTTTGAGATCATAAAACCAATAAGTCGGGGAGCTTTTGGGAGAGTGTTTTTGGCTAAAAAGAGAACGACAGGAGATCTATTTGCAATCAAG GTTTTGAAAAAGGCAGATATGATCCGCAAGAATGCTGTTGAAAGTATTCTTGCCGAACGTGACATTTTGATTAATGTCCGCAATCCCTTTGTG GTTCGTTTCTTCTATTCTTTCACAGATCGTGACAACCTGTATCTGGTGATGGAGTATTTGAATGGAGGGGATCTGTATTCGTTGTTGAGAAATTTAGGTTGCTTAGAGGAAGATATTGTCCGTGTATATATTGCCGAAGTT GTCCTTGCTTTGGAATATTTGCATTCTGAGGGTGTTGTTCACCGTGATGTGAAACCTGATAATTTGTTGATTGCGCATGATGGTCATATTAAG TTGACAGATTTTGGACTGTCAAAAGTTGGTCTAATCAACAGCACTGATGATCTATCTGGTCCTGGGACATCTCTGCTTGATGAGGAGGAATCACGATTACCGACGTCCGAGCATCAGCTTGAAAGGCGCAAGAAACGGTCTGCTGTGGGTACTCCTGACTACTTGGCGCCAGAAATCCTTTTAGGGACAGGACATG GTGCAACTGCGGATTGGTGGTCTGTTGGCATTATTCTGTTTGAACTTATTGTGGGAATTCCACCCTTTAATGCAGAACATCCTCAG CAAATATTCGACAATATTCTCAATCGTAACATACCATGGCCTCATGTCCCTGAAGAAATGAGTGCTGAAGCACATGATATTATAGACCG ATTTTTAACAGAAGATCCTCATCTCAGACTTGGAGCCAGAGGGGCTACTGAG GTCAAGCAGCACAGCTTCTTTAAAGACATCAACTGGGATACACTAGCGAGGCAAAAG GCTGCATTTGTTCCAGCTTCAGAGAGTGCAATTGACACTAGTTACTTCAGAAGTCGCTACTCATGGAACACATCGGATGAGCAATTTTTCCCATCCGGCGAGGTTGAAGACTATAGTGATGCTGATAGCTTGAGTGGCAGCAGTGGTTGCTCCAGCAATCGCCATGAGGAAGGAGAG GTTGAAGAAAGCGACGGACAAGCAGAGTTTGAGTCTGGCGTACCTGCTGATTACTCTTTCAGTAATTTCTCGTTTAAG AACCTATCGCAGTTGGCATCAATCAACTACGATCTTCTATCTAAAGGCTGGAAAGATGAGCCACAACCAAACTCTCGTCAAAAGTGA
- the LOC106315829 gene encoding probable serine/threonine protein kinase IREH1 isoform X1 produces MVFKNKLFFSSKKSGSSSPRSVGSKDDNPSSGVGCKQAEIKDGSKKGKGKGKQVPSPHSIGKSNLSPSSDAKEGGGGPAFVSPIMASSLGLNRIKTRSGPLPRESVFNFRNDGETPPLLSTSKLSKKEAGSIKLGVEENTDRDGLSPDTGPVRSLSPKLPPASGSRLKNVASSSGTGRSVASGRSGPLRNSDFCTPENSYELENPKESESPRYQALLRMTSAPRKRFPGDIKSFSHELNSKGVRPFPLWKPRRSNNVEEILVLIRAKFDKAKEEVNSDLAVFAADLVGVLEKNAESHPEWEETFEDLLILARSCAMTTPGDFWLQCEGIVQDLDDRRQELPPGVLKQLHTRMLFILTRCTRLLQFHKESWGEEEQAVQLRQSRVLHSIEKLPPTGAGRSSSAAKILKIPSSTKKAFSQEQRGLEWKEDVVVRSVPPISPPENYVPNESESPANIDRMSSWKKLPSPALKTVKEAPASEEQNDIKLEPPNMVRNGQPSDDTAVSVLNCPPAKDSHEQSPKHRHNISWGYWGEQSLISEESSIMCRICEEEVSTTHVEDHSRICTLADKYDQKGLSVDERLMAIAGTLDKIAETFRYKDSLAAAESPDAMKVSNSNLTEECNVLSPRLSDWSRRGSEDMLDCLPETANSVFMDDMRGLPLMSCKTRFGSKSDLGGMATSSASSMTPRSPIPTPRPDPIEMILGGKGTFHDHDDIPQMSELADIAKCAADAIPGDEQSIPFLLSCLEDLRVVIDRSKFEALTVETFGTRIEKLIREKYLQICELMDDEKVDLSSTVIDEDAPLEDDVARNVHPRDRTSIDDFEIIKPISRGAFGRVFLAKKRTTGDLFAIKVLKKADMIRKNAVESILAERDILINVRNPFVVRFFYSFTDRDNLYLVMEYLNGGDLYSLLRNLGCLEEDIVRVYIAEVVLALEYLHSEGVVHRDVKPDNLLIAHDGHIKLTDFGLSKVGLINSTDDLSGPGTSLLDEEESRLPTSEHQLERRKKRSAVGTPDYLAPEILLGTGHGATADWWSVGIILFELIVGIPPFNAEHPQQIFDNILNRNIPWPHVPEEMSAEAHDIIDRFLTEDPHLRLGARGATEVKQHSFFKDINWDTLARQKAAFVPASESAIDTSYFRSRYSWNTSDEQFFPSGEVEDYSDADSLSGSSGCSSNRHEEGEVEESDGQAEFESGVPADYSFSNFSFKNLSQLASINYDLLSKGWKDEPQPNSRQK; encoded by the exons ATGGTGTTCAAGAACAAGCTCTTCTTCTCATCGAAGAAATCCGGATCGTCGAGCCCCAGATCCGTCGGCTCCAAGGACGATAATCCGAGCTCCGGAGTCGGGTGTAAGCAGGCGGAGATTAAAGATGGATCGAAGAAGGGCAAGGGAAAGGGAAAGCAAGTTCCATCTCCTCACTCTATCGGCAAATCGAACTTGTCTCCTAGCTCCGACGCGAAGGAAGGAGGAGGAGGACCTGCTTTCGTTTCTCCGATCATGGCTTCCTCTCTGGGCTTGAACCGGATCAAGACGAGATCCGGACCTTTGCCGCGGGAAAGTGTTTTCAATTTTAGGAACGATGGAGAAACTCCGCCTCTGCTAAGTACCAGCAAACTCTCGAAGAAGGAAGCTGGGAGTATTAAGCTAGGGGTTGAGGAGAACACGGATCGTGATGGCTTGTCTCCTGATACTGGCCCAGTGAGGAGCCTCAGCCCTAAGTTGCCGCCGGCATCAGGATCTCGATTGAAGAATGTAGCATCCTCATCGGGAACTG GTCGCTCTGTGGCATCTGGACGCTCTGGTCCTCTAAGAAATTCAGACTTCTGCACCCCGGAG AATTCGTATGAATTGGAAAATCCAAAAGAGTCAGAATCACCGCGTTATCAAGCCTTACTCCGTATGACCAGTGCTCCGCGGAAGAGGTTTCCTGGTGACATTAAAAGCTTCTCTCATGAACTGAACTCAAAAGGTGTACGTCCCTTTCCATTGTGGAAGCCTCGTAGGTCGAACAATGTGGAG GAGATATTGGTTCTGATTCGGGCAAAATTTGATAAAGCAAAGGAAGAAGTAAACTCTGACCTTGCGGTATTTGCTGCGGACCTGGTGGGAGTTCTTGAGAAAAATGCAGAAAGTCATCCTGAGTGGGAGGAAACGTTTGAAGACTTGTTAATATTGGCTCGCAGTTGTGCTATGACTACTCCTGGAGATTTCTGGCTTCAGTGTGAAGGTATAGTTCAGGACTTAGATGATAGACGTCAAGAGCTCCCTCCGGGCGTTCTCAAGCAGCTTCATACTCGGATGCTTTTTATACTTACCAGATGTACGAGATTGCTTCAGTTTCATAAGGAAAGTTGGGGAGAAGAGGAACAAGCTGTACAACTACGTCAGTCAAGAGTTTTGCATTCTATAGAAAAATTACCTCCTACTGGAGCGGGAAGGAGTTCAAGTGCTGCAAAAATCTTAAAGATACCATCATCTACCAAGAAAGCTTTTAGTCAGGAACAGCGTGGTTTGGAGTGGAAGGAGGACGTTGTTGTACGCTCGGTTCCTCCTATCTCTCCTCCCGAAAATTATGTTCCTAATGAATCTGAATCTCCTGCAAACATCGATAGAATGTCTTCCTGGAAGAAACTTCCATCCCCAGCACTGAAAACTGTGAAAGAAGCGCCAGCATCAGAAGAGCAGAATGATATCAAACTTGAACCTCCAAATATGGTTAGAAATGGACAACCTAGTGATGATACTGCTGTTTCTGTTCTAAACTGCCCGCCAGCAAAAGATTCTCATGAACAGTCGCCCAAGCATCGGCACAATATTTCTTGGGGTTACTGGGGGGAACAGTCACTTATCTCGGAGGAAAGTTCAATAATGTGCCGTATCTGTGAGGAGGAAGTTTCCACTACCCATGTTGAAGATCACTCCAGAATTTGTACATTAGCTGATAAATATGACCAGAAAGGACTGAGTGTTGATGAGCGGCTGATGGCAATTGCTGGAACTCTTGACAAGATAGCAGAGACCTTCAGGTATAAGGATAGCCTAGCAGCTGCTGAAAGCCCAGATGCCATGAAAGTATCCAATTCAAATTTGACTGAAGAATGTAATGTTCTCTCGCCAAGGTTGAGTGATTGGTCGCGGAGAGGGTCAGAAGACATGCTTGACTGTCTCCCAGAGACTGCTAATTCAGTTTTTATGGATGATATGAGAGGTCTACCCTTAATGTCTTGTAAAACCCGTTTTGGTTCCAAGTCTGATCTAGGAGGCATGGCAACTTCATCTGCCAGCAGCATGACTCCTAGATCCCCGATTCCAACCCCCAGACCTGACCCAATTGAAATGATTCTAGGAGGCAAGGGTACATTCCATGACCACGATGACATTCCACAG ATGAGTGAACTCGCTGACATTGCAAAATGTGCAGCAGATGCTATTCCTGGTGATGAGCAATCAATTCCCTTTTTACTTTCTTGTCTTGAAGATCTGAGGGTGGTCATAGACCGCAGTAAGTTTGAAGCACTTACAGTAGAAACGTTTGGAACTCGCATAGAAAAGTTGATCCG GGAGAAATACTTGCAGATCTGTGAGCTTATGGATGACGAAAAAGTTGACCTATCAAGCACTGTAATTGATGAAGATGCTCCTTTAGAAGATGATGTCGCTCGAAACGTGCATCCACGGGATCGCACATCCATAGATGATTTTGAGATCATAAAACCAATAAGTCGGGGAGCTTTTGGGAGAGTGTTTTTGGCTAAAAAGAGAACGACAGGAGATCTATTTGCAATCAAG GTTTTGAAAAAGGCAGATATGATCCGCAAGAATGCTGTTGAAAGTATTCTTGCCGAACGTGACATTTTGATTAATGTCCGCAATCCCTTTGTG GTTCGTTTCTTCTATTCTTTCACAGATCGTGACAACCTGTATCTGGTGATGGAGTATTTGAATGGAGGGGATCTGTATTCGTTGTTGAGAAATTTAGGTTGCTTAGAGGAAGATATTGTCCGTGTATATATTGCCGAAGTT GTCCTTGCTTTGGAATATTTGCATTCTGAGGGTGTTGTTCACCGTGATGTGAAACCTGATAATTTGTTGATTGCGCATGATGGTCATATTAAG TTGACAGATTTTGGACTGTCAAAAGTTGGTCTAATCAACAGCACTGATGATCTATCTGGTCCTGGGACATCTCTGCTTGATGAGGAGGAATCACGATTACCGACGTCCGAGCATCAGCTTGAAAGGCGCAAGAAACGGTCTGCTGTGGGTACTCCTGACTACTTGGCGCCAGAAATCCTTTTAGGGACAGGACATG GTGCAACTGCGGATTGGTGGTCTGTTGGCATTATTCTGTTTGAACTTATTGTGGGAATTCCACCCTTTAATGCAGAACATCCTCAG CAAATATTCGACAATATTCTCAATCGTAACATACCATGGCCTCATGTCCCTGAAGAAATGAGTGCTGAAGCACATGATATTATAGACCG ATTTTTAACAGAAGATCCTCATCTCAGACTTGGAGCCAGAGGGGCTACTGAG GTCAAGCAGCACAGCTTCTTTAAAGACATCAACTGGGATACACTAGCGAGGCAAAAG GCTGCATTTGTTCCAGCTTCAGAGAGTGCAATTGACACTAGTTACTTCAGAAGTCGCTACTCATGGAACACATCGGATGAGCAATTTTTCCCATCCGGCGAGGTTGAAGACTATAGTGATGCTGATAGCTTGAGTGGCAGCAGTGGTTGCTCCAGCAATCGCCATGAGGAAGGAGAG GTTGAAGAAAGCGACGGACAAGCAGAGTTTGAGTCTGGCGTACCTGCTGATTACTCTTTCAGTAATTTCTCGTTTAAG AACCTATCGCAGTTGGCATCAATCAACTACGATCTTCTATCTAAAGGCTGGAAAGATGAGCCACAACCAAACTCTCGTCAAAAGTGA